One region of Macrobrachium rosenbergii isolate ZJJX-2024 chromosome 20, ASM4041242v1, whole genome shotgun sequence genomic DNA includes:
- the LOC136849090 gene encoding annexin B9-like: protein MAAATVKPMVPFEPTVDAENLKKSMKILGTNEDAIIEILTKRTSLQRQEILRQYRLAYDKDLVKDLKHHLHGKFEDVVLALMTPLPEYLAHELHRAMKGKGTNERVLIEILCTNDNKSIKAIKAAYEEQNGKSLEKAVKEETSGDFKKLLEDLVSCDREEDECRPELASELAKELFDEGKGKLGTDEDKLRRILTTYSYSTLRCVFVEYQKLAGSSLETDLRSELSGDFMEAMLAVYSSIQNPANFFARELHATMKGVGTRDRALTRLIVSRCEVDTKTIKTEFIDIYGKTLEKAIKGETHGDYKKVLLALIDG from the exons ATG GCTGCAGCAACGGTGAAGCCTATGGTTCCTTTCGAACCCACAGTAGACGCAGAAAACCTGAAGAAGTCGATGAAGATTCTTGGTACTAATGAGGATGCTATCATCGAAATTTTAACGAAGAGAACATCTTTGCAGAGACAGGAAATTCTGAGGCAGTATCGCCTTGCATACGACAAG GATTTAGTCAAGGACCTTAAGCATCATCTCCATGGAAAATTCGAGGACGTTGTCTTGGCTTTAATGACGCCCCTGCCCGAATACCTCGCCCACGAACTGCACCGGGCAATGAAGGGCAAAGGCACTAACGAGAGGGTTCTCATAGAAATTCTATGCACAAACGACAATAAGAGCATAAA GGCCATCAAAGCGGCTTATGAGGAACAAAATGGGAAATCCTTGGAGAAAGCAGTCAAAGAGGAGACATCTGGAGACTTTAAGAAGCTCTTGGAGGACCTTGTGTCCTGTGACAGGGAGGAGGACGAGTGTCGACCAGAGCTGGCCTCTGAACTTGCCAAGGAACTGTTTGATGAAG GGAAAGGCAAGTTAGGCACAGATGAAGACAAACTCAGACGTATTCTGACCACGTATTCTTATAGCACGCTGCGGTGCGTATTCGTAGAATACCAGAAGTTGGCAGGCAGTTCTTTGGAGACGGATCTCAGGAGCGAACTATCCGGCGATTTCATGGAAGCCATGTTGGCTGTCT ACTCGAGCATCCAGAATCCAGCGAACTTCTTCGCGCGCGAACTACACGCCACTATGAAAGGAGTGGGGACGCGCGACCGAGCCCTGACTCGCCTGATCGTGTCCAGGTGCGAAGTGGACACGAAGACCATTAAGACCGAGTTCATAGACATCTACGGAAAGACCCTCGAAAAGGCTATCAAG gGTGAAACACATGGTGACTACAAAAAGGTCCTTCTTGCCCTCATCGACGGATAA